Within the Flavobacteriales bacterium genome, the region TTAACCACAAATGTGTCTGCGGAGCACTGAACCGCCACTTTTGCCAAACCCGTGTTATGCCTTCGTTGTTTTTTCATTCGTTTCAAATTCCTTCAACGTTTTCCCGTCTTTATTTTTCCATTCTGTCAGTCCGTTTGCATTGCGTCCCATAACCATAACTGCTGCTGTAGATGGACTACTAAAAATATAGTCGTCAGAAAATTCAAAGTATTCTCCTTTGTCTACTAGCACTCCTTCGTCAATTAGTTTTTGTCTGTAAGTGATGAAGTTTGGAGTCATTGAATTTACAATTGTTGAAGCAGCTTTGGAATTTTTGAATACTACAAAACCGTCAGAAGTCGGTTCACCTTGTCCGTCAGCACCACGAGCAGCTTTAATGAAAAAGGATTCTTGTTTTTGTTTAGGTTTAAATTCTCTTTTTTCGTCAAATACTTTATGACCAAGCGTATTTACAAGCATTTTTATGTATTCAATAAATTCTTCCATTTCGGCTCTGTCAGATTCAGAGATTGAGGATTGAGTCGGAATAATAGAATTGTCAACTGTGTAGCGATTGGCCGATTTTGCAATGTCGTGAAGCCGATTTTCTAAATATTTTATGTGAGCTTTGTTTAAGTTCTCGTCTTTGCTAATAAAAACAATTGCTTCGTTCCAGAAATCCTTTTGAGTCAACTGTTGGTTTAGTCGTTTTAAAATGGATTCAGCTTCACCAATATACACTTGGTCTTTTCCGGCATCATCTTTTCCAAAAAGTAAGTAAACACCTGTGCTTGTTAAGTCGTCACGGTCTGAGCAGTCCTTGATTTTAATTCGAGGAATTTTATAAGCTTTTCCAGACCAATTGGAAAGTTCACAACTCATTCTCCCATTGGGTTCTCCGTCAATGAGGAATATTTTAATAGTCTTTCCGAATTTCATTCTTAATTAATATACAAGTTTATAATCTTCTAACATTTCTTTCAGGTTTTCATATTCCATTTTTTTGGTAATAGGATTCCCGTCATCATCAATGTCGTCTTTGGATTTATAAACTACGTTGATTTTTCCGTTTTTTGTGTTTTGCAAAACTCCGTGTGCTCTGCCGTCAATATGATATTCCCCGCAGTCCATGTAATCGGGGTCATTTTGAAGAATACTGTCCATTTTTTGTCTTACTGTCATATTTTTTGTTTTAAGTTGTTTTCGTCTTTACAATGAGGCATAACGTTGTTGTATGT harbors:
- a CDS encoding GIY-YIG nuclease family protein, with product MKFGKTIKIFLIDGEPNGRMSCELSNWSGKAYKIPRIKIKDCSDRDDLTSTGVYLLFGKDDAGKDQVYIGEAESILKRLNQQLTQKDFWNEAIVFISKDENLNKAHIKYLENRLHDIAKSANRYTVDNSIIPTQSSISESDRAEMEEFIEYIKMLVNTLGHKVFDEKREFKPKQKQESFFIKAARGADGQGEPTSDGFVVFKNSKAASTIVNSMTPNFITYRQKLIDEGVLVDKGEYFEFSDDYIFSSPSTAAVMVMGRNANGLTEWKNKDGKTLKEFETNEKTTKA